The DNA window CTGAAAACAATCCGGGAAATCCGCATCTGCGACATTGATATGGACGCCGCTTCCCGGTATGCAAAAGAGCTGGAAGAGAAGTACGGCGTGACGGTGAAGGTGGCCGGTTCTGTGGAGGAGGCGGTCAGAGGCAGCGATGTGATCAATGTGGCCACATCGGGCAGTGTGTCTCCCCGCATTGAAGACGAATGGGTTGGAGAGGGCGCTCTTCTGACCCTGCCGGCCAGCGCGGATATCAGTGAGTCACTGATGAAGAGTTCGCGTATTGTGGTTGACAACTGGGAGATGTACGAGGCATATGCGGAAGAACTGAAAAATGTCCCGGGCGGTTTTGCAAAGAATTTGAGCGGCATCTGCGGATTCATGATGGATCTGGTCTGGAGCGGTAAAATCCGGAAGGAGGATATCACAGGCCTGGGAGATGTGGCGGCAGGCAAGGCGGAAGGCAGGCTTAACGATAGGGAAAAAGTGATATTTATCATGGACGGGATGCCGATAGAGGACTTGGCGTGGGGCCATACCATTTACCGGAATGCACTGGAAAAGGGAATTGGAACAAAGCTGAATCTCTGGGGGGAACCCTGATACAGAAGACAGACGGCTCGGGAATGCGGGGTAATTCCTGAGCCGGTAAATACGAATACAGGAGGGTTATATGAGTGTAAATGATTTTTTACTTGATTTTGCGTTAGCGTCGCTGTTTATTATGATCGGGCAGCTGATCCGTGCAAAGGTGAAAGTAGTACAGAAATTCTTTGTTCCGGCCAGTATGATTGCCGGTTTTATCGCATTGGCGTTGGGAAGCCAAGGACTGAATATCCTGCCGTTTTCCGAAGGGATTGGTTCCTACGCAGGTGTGCTGATTATCGTAATTTTCGCAGCAGTTGGAATTAACGGATTTTCATTTTCTAAAAATGATTTCCGATCGGAAGTGGATCGAATCGGTTCCTACTTCTCCTATAAAGTGCTGGCCCAGGTTATCCAGTTCAGCCTTGCTCCGCTGTTTGCAATTCTCGTAATTTCCAAACTGTTTCCGGATATCAATTATGGCTTCGGCCTGCTTCTGGCAGCCGGTTTTTCAGGCGGGCACGGAACGGCGGCTGCAGTTGGTTCCACCTTCCAGAGACTGGGAGATCCGGATGCCATGGATATCGCCATGACCTGTGCCACGGTAGGAATTCTCTCCGGTATCTTCGGCGGCCTTTTCTTTATCAAAATGGGCACAAAGAAGGGCTGGACAAAATATATTAAGAGCTTCCAGTATATTTCCGGTGATTTGAAAACCGGTCTGATCCCAAATGAAAAACGTAAATCCATGGGTGATGAGACCGTTTCTTCCATGGTATTAGATCCTCTGGCCTGGCATCTTGCCATTCTTCTCGTGGCTTCCGGAGCGGGCATGCTTCTTAATAAATGG is part of the [Clostridium] symbiosum genome and encodes:
- a CDS encoding tyramine oxidase subunit B, translated to MNHNLDFLFLTEAEAVEAGANDVHTCIQVMDEVFDLLGQGDYLMGAPNHNSHGIKIYFPKETQFPGMPVKGPDRRFMALVAYLGGRFHVCGEKWYGSNLANREKGLPRSILTTVLNDPDTGAPIAIMSANALSAARTGAIPAVGAKYFAKNQAQVLSAIGIGVIGRACLDSLMDVLKTIREIRICDIDMDAASRYAKELEEKYGVTVKVAGSVEEAVRGSDVINVATSGSVSPRIEDEWVGEGALLTLPASADISESLMKSSRIVVDNWEMYEAYAEELKNVPGGFAKNLSGICGFMMDLVWSGKIRKEDITGLGDVAAGKAEGRLNDREKVIFIMDGMPIEDLAWGHTIYRNALEKGIGTKLNLWGEP
- a CDS encoding sodium/glutamate symporter codes for the protein MSVNDFLLDFALASLFIMIGQLIRAKVKVVQKFFVPASMIAGFIALALGSQGLNILPFSEGIGSYAGVLIIVIFAAVGINGFSFSKNDFRSEVDRIGSYFSYKVLAQVIQFSLAPLFAILVISKLFPDINYGFGLLLAAGFSGGHGTAAAVGSTFQRLGDPDAMDIAMTCATVGILSGIFGGLFFIKMGTKKGWTKYIKSFQYISGDLKTGLIPNEKRKSMGDETVSSMVLDPLAWHLAILLVASGAGMLLNKWILNVTGLDLPTYLVAFLIAIAMFLAFKKVGVSKYIDENVISRISGTATDYLVFFGIASIKISVIIKYAAPLALLLLCGMVIVVITLMFFGPAMNRGSWFERSIFVFGYSTGVFAIGFILLRIVDPDNLSKTLNDTAFAAPFTTPIEMFAWSVGPMMLLNGNHWKFVGIYLAILAACIIANIVFKWWWLKLPLDRPAEGEES